CTTGTACATCTTTACtgcaatgtggtgcccagaactgtccacaatatgccagctgaggcctaatcagtgatttataaaatTCTAGCATGatgtctttgcttttatattcttttCATCTCGTTATAAAACCAAGTAATCCTTTTTGACtactttatcaacttgccctgccatctttaaggatttgtgtatatggacactaaaggtctctctgctcatctatacTTTTCAAAAACGTGCCATTCAATGTTCTCTATTATTTGTTTTGGATGCATGTCCCTTTAAGTGGCTGTGTAGCTCATTCAAATTTTTGGGCATGCGCAGTTTCTCCCATATAAAATccggtgagcagcctgcacgggatCTCCAGACCGTCGCGCAGCTTAATCAGTATATTGGTGCcttttatagtatactgtctttccatattagtcctcccaaagtgcatcacttcacacttctccccactaaactccatttgccacttttctgcccatttcaccatcctgtctatgtcagcCTGAAACCTATTAACTATCTTCATCATGATcaactactttgccaagtttcgtatcatctgtaaactttatAATGTTGCTtccctacacccgagtctaggtcttttataaaaattgcaaagagtaatggacccaaaacggaACTTTGGGGAACACCATTGCAAACCACCTCGCAATCTGAAACACATCCATCCAACAATCCCCTTTGCTTGCtgacactgagccaattttgtatccataccacCACTTCCCCCTTAGTTCCATGGGCTTCCATCGTCTTAttaagcctcctgtgtggcactttgtcgaatgctttccgaaagtccatatatacatctgcTGCACTACCTTGATTAACCTTCTCTGTTACCACATCAAAGcaagtttgtcagacatgatttacttttaacaaatccaagctggctctctttgattaacccatgcctttcttaatgaaagtttattttgtgccCAATAAtgatttccaataatttccccaccaccgatattagGCTGACTGCCTTGTTGTTTCCTGTTTTAttcctctcccctttcttgaacaacattagcaaccctccagttgtACTCCTGTATCTAATGAGGATTCAAAGATTGTGATTAATatctctgctatttctacctttgcttctttcagcaacctaggatgcattccatctggaccaggtgattgaccaactttcagtaatgctaatctttcTCTATTTATTATCCTAtccataacttccctctcctcttttagtgCAACCTATACATCATCTGTTCCTTTgtgaagtactcatttagtacttttGCCATATCCTCGGTCTCCACATAAAGATTTCCCTTTGGGTCCTTAATCGGCTCAACTATTTCCCTAACAAACTGCTTACACTTTATAAACTTATAAAAAAATGttagggttcaatttaatgttgcctgtTAATCTTTTCTCATAAACTCGCTTTGCCTCCcgtattaactttttcaattccctcctgtactGTCTATAATCATCCTGGTTAACTGAATCTTGCTCttgacatttgtcataagcctctgATTTATTTTAACTTATTTCTTTTATCATCCAGGATGCTTTAAGCTTTGGATGCTCTACTTTTTCCCTTCAAAGAAATATGCCTAGATTTATACGTAAAATATCTCTTTCTTGAATGCCCTCCATTGTTCCGTTACTGCTTTACTCTGTAATCGCCTTTtctaataagaaaataagaaataggagcaggagtaggccatacagcccctcgagcctgctccaccatttaatacgatcatggctgatccgatcatggactcaggtccacttccttgcccgctccccataaccccttatgcccttatcaTTTAAGTCAATCCTgttatccccagaatcaacctagtgaaccttctctgaactgcctccaaagcaagtatatccttttgtaaatatggatacCTAGCATTTTTATCTTCAATATTTTCTGGTCTCTTCTTTAAACTGAATACAAGATAGCAAATGAAAAATAGGAATCAAGAGGCAGGTTAGCATCCAAGAGTTGCTCAAATTTGAAGCTCTTAATACCTAaaatgaaaaatattttttgttaaATGTAAGATGAGACTAAGGATTGTAATCAGACCTTCAGGAAGAACGCATTTAACAAAGTAAGCTGACAGTTAAAGGGTTAACAGGCTGTACTGTGAAGACAGTTTTGTAAATTGACCAGCCTCATGTGAACTTGATGACCAGGGCCCCACAAAGTCTGGAGTGGTTGCTTCATCCTTTTGAAATGCTAATGTCAACCTTGTTGCAGGAGTCTCTCGCCGCTTCTCTGCCACGATCtcgcaccactcctccgccacaaacattcggcgcatatccgccacgatctcgcgccacttcaccacaaaaacattcgccgcacccccACCTCAATCACTCACCAcagctctcgccgctcatccgccctgaccttcccgctcctccactgTACCTGGGCCCCGTCGATGTTTATGCCCACGCGCCAAACAGCGAcctgtcctggttaactcttgccactgtcaagcccatgtggtggctgatgtgcaacggccaccacacgttaaaaaaaaaatccatgcacaggcattttccacgccttcaagtggagttcaggactggaatatcaggtccttcattgaaacacctgtgaactcaagtggaagcaagtcatccttgtttgagggattgcccatgatgatgatgcagGAGTGACCCGAAACTCGCCATCAAAAACACTTTGTGTGATAATGGTTGATtcaacagaaggaggacatttctttGTGTGATAATGGACTATTCATTGACGAAGGATGGGGAAGTGACCAAAtggttaagggggggggggggggggggggcatcattcATTGTCACGGGTAGCACCTTTCGTATTATAAAAGGGATGTGTTTAGGGATGAACCTTGGAAACTTGCAAGGGAACTGCGGGCCGTCTTGGTCAaccgcacacatagaaacatacttCCTTAAGTGACCACTGGGGTGTGTAGTGTTTGAAGGTAAAGAAAGTTACTGTTCAAAGCTAAAGGGAACAATGCAGTTATGTTTGTTATCCATAGTATAACAAACAGTTAAAAGAATACGGAGTTGTGAGCCTTGACCATTTTTATGCCACCCAGATGGGTTCAAGTCAGATTGTGGAATTAGAGGAAAAAAGATGTGGAACATCGGATAAAGACAGCTACAGTATAAATTTGTGCCAAGCTTTTGAAGAAAGATTAATAGCATGAATACAGCAAGTCGTAGTAGAGAGGATGGACTGCCTGTTTTTCAATGCAGTATTTCCACCCAACTTGCATCATTCATGCATATTTGAGTGCTAAACATAAAATAATTTCTACTTGGGAATAAGGTAGTATCCTAGTTTGTCATTTATAAGCCTCAATACACCAAGACCCACCAATATCTAGACTGAAAACAGATTCCGAACAATATTTACGACCAGGTCTACCTCCCAGAGCAACTGAATATTACAAAAACATGATAAATAGTGACAATTATTATAATCCTAAGGAGTATGCTTCATGCGATACATTTCCAGCCAAATAAAGAGTGTCAGAAAGTGGCATTTATATTGTATTAAAAAATTAAATGATGAGAATATACATTCAGGTACCAATAACTGAATGCTCTGTTATGACAAAGCTACTAGGTCATGAAAAAAAATGCAGCATTAAAATGCGGACTTAAATTCCTCAAACACAAGAACAgaagtatgccattcagcccctcgagcctgtcctgtcattcaattagatcatggttgatctgtacctcaactctatttactcaGCTTTGATCCATATCTCTAGatacccttacttaacaaaaatctgtcaTTCAGTCTTAAAAGCCCagaatccacagctttttggggaagagaattccaaattttCACGATGCTTTGTTTGGTAAAAATGCTTTCCGATTTCAttcctgaatggcttagctctaatctTAACATTGTGACCCCCCCTGTTCTTTATTTCCGCACCAGAGGAATTAGTTAATCTGCATCTACTCTATAGAATCCTTTcagcattttaaacacctcaattagatcatctctcgagGACCCGAATTTGGTAAACCAGGTCATTTGTATGGCTAGGTCACATCACAGGTGCACGTCTGTATGCCTCAAGATGGGGGTGGGATCATAAACACAGCTGCaggcctataagaacataagaaataggaacaggaataggctatacggcccctcgagcctgctccgccattcaataagaccatggctgatctgatcatggactcagctccacttctctgcccgctccccataaccccttatcgtttaagaaacaggctatttttatcttaaatttattcaatgtcccagtttccacagctctatgaggcagggaattccacagatttacaaccctcagagaagaaatttctccttatttctgttttaaatgggcggccccttattctaagatcatgtcctctatttctagtctccccaattagtggaaacatcctctctacatccaccttgtcaagccccttcataatcttatacatttcgataagatcacctctcattcttctgaattccaatgagtagaggcccaacctactcaacctttcctcataagtcaaccccttcatccccagaaccaacctagtgaaccttctctgaactgcctccaaagcaagtacatcctttcgtaaatatggatacctgcagtattccaggtgtggcctcaccaataccttgtatagctgcagcaagagtttcctgcttttatactccatcccctttgcaataaaggccaagataccattggctttcctgatcacttactgtacctgtatactatccttttgcgtttcatgcacaagtacccccaggtcccgctgtactgcgacactttgtaatctttctccatttaaataacttgctctttgattttttttctgccaaagtgcatgacctcacactttctaacattatactccatctgtcaaatttgtgcccactcacttagcctgtctatgtccttctgcagattgtgtgtgtcctcctcacatattgcttttcctcccaagtttgtatcatcagcaaacatggctacgttacactcagtcgcttcttccaagtcgttaatatagattgtaaatagttggggtcccagcactgatccctgcggcaccccactagttactggtcgccaaccacagaatgaaccattaatcccgactctctgttcactgttagttagccaatcctctatccatgctaatatatatcccctaaccccatgaacttttatcttgtgcagtaaccgacaACTACTTCATGGTCTTCTACCTGCTGTTGGAGAACAGCAGACAGAAGGCCTCCAAGCCAAAAGATCATAGGGAGGCTACAAAAGATACTACTTTCCAAATTTTCTGATGAAATGAAGATTTGTGTGCATATTGGGACTGTGAAGGAGAGTAAACAATTGCATGCTGATCTTGGGGCAATGGGCCCATGTTTGGCAAATTACATTTAACTTAGAGAAGTGCAGTGCTATGCCCGAGAGCAGGACCAATGCTCAGCATACCTACATCTTAGAACAGAAAACTGGTAAAATAAAAAAATCTTGGTATCATAGTATCATATCTACAGGTTCACAACCAATGCAATGAAACAATAACTCAAGTAAAGAGTGTCCTGGGTTACATTTATAGGACTATCCATTACAAAACAAAACATCTCATTATGTTCTTGTACAAGAACTTGATAAAGACCCAATTTTGGGCCCCCTTATATCATTGGTAATATAGTGGCTTTGGAAAAACATTAGAAGGCCACAAGAATGATTCCCCATTTAAAACACCTTAGATACCCAGAAAGGCTTAAAGTGCTGGGTCTATAAACTTTAGAAAAGCACAGACTCAGGGACAATTTGATTGTTGTCTATAAAAGAAATGAAAGAATTAAGACTATATGCACACTGACAAATTATTTCAATTAGATTGGTTGAGGTGTCCAGGGCTCATCCGTATAAATTACATAAGGAAAGAAATAAGTTAGATGTTATGCAGTCTTCTTTTTCCAGAGAAGAGTAGACCTATGGAACAAGTTACAAGCTTGGGCGGTGAATACTGAATCACTGTATAGCTTCAAGAGAGCTGGGCTGGTTGCTGGCTAGGGTGGAGATCAAATCATGCAAGAGGTATGTACTAAAAAATGTAAGTCATGGTCAATGTGGTCAcctggactaattttgattgcCTAAAAGgatgagaggaattttccagatttcaaCCCCTAATTGGCCCTGGGTTTTTGATCTAGTTTTTCACCTCAGGAAaattcaacaacaatttgcatttatatagcaactttaacatagtaaaagtgtcaagatacttcacaggagcgtcatcaaacaaaatttgatatctGGAAGGGACAGGGGGTAAAGAGTTTCCTCATGTGAGCATCAGGCATCACAAACAGTATGGACCAGTGAAGTTTTCCCCATCAGATGTTTTCATGTTTTCAAGCCTCCCATCTCCTCAAAATGGAAACCAGTCATAGAGAAAAATGAAATGGAAGTGGAAGTGCCAGGAACAACAACTTACACTTCATCTCCATGGAtacgcaggttgtgtagaggacagagagaggctgcaaagagatttagataggttaagcgaatgggctaaggtttggcagatggaatacaatgtcggaaagtgtgaggtcatccaccttggggaaaaaaaacaaataagggaatactatttgaatggggagaaattacaacatgctgcggtgcagaggggcctgggggtccttgtgcatgaatcccaaaaagttagtttgcaggtgcagcaggtaatcaggaaggcgcatggaatgttggccttcattgcgagagggatggagtacaaaagcagggaggtccttctgcaactgtatagggtattggtgaggccgcacctggagtactgcgtgcagttttggttgccttacttaaggaaggatatactggctttggagggggtacagagacgattcactaggctgattccggagatgagggggttaccttatgatgatagattgagtagactgggtctttactcgttggagttcagaaggatgaggggtgatcttatagaaacatttaaaataatgaaagggatagacaagatagaggcagagaggttgtttccactggtcggggagactagaactagggggcacagcctcaaaatccgggggagccaatttaaaaccgagttgagaaggaatttcttctcccagagggttgtgaatctgtgtaattctctgcccaaggaagcagttgaggctagctcattgaatgtattcaagtcacagatagatagatttttaactaataagggaattaagggttatggggagcgggcgggtaagtggagctgagtccactgccagatcagccatgatcttgttgaatggcagagcaggctcaaggggctagatggcctactcctgttcctaattcttatgttcttatacccttgTTGTAGGCCCAGTCCACTTCTTTAGGGAAGCACTAGAAATCCTATAGGGAGGCTGCAGAGATCCAACATGACTGGTTTCCCCCCAATCTTCCTCTCCATAACAATTGGAAATTGAGCTTTCCCCAGGTGCTACTGAAAGTAATAAGGCAACAAAGTTTACTAAGTTTACAACTTTAATGTACCTCAAAAGACCTTCCTTTTTTGTGAGATAAATTTTCAAAATTAGTTGAGGTAATTAAGTACACCAAAGACATTGCTACATTTTAAATTACAAAAACATCTTCAAATTTGAACAGTATTTATTTCTATTACAATTATGAAACAAATATGTCGGAATGCCGTTTATTACAAAATAAATATTTTAGAGAATCAATACTCACATTTTGTTGCTGAGTAACTGGATTCAAACTGCTCAGTGATGGGCTCTTCACTTGGTAAAACTGTAAGCTCATCACTGTTTTTATGAAATTGTCGATGTAAAATGGGTCCAGTCAGTATAACAGAGTCTTTAGTGGAAGAGTTGGCAATTCCTTTCAGAAAAGCAGCATGGCCCGCAGTAACCAAATCTTCTGCGACATTTTTGTTATTTATGACAAGGTCTACCTCCCAGAGCAGCTCAGCAACATGCTCTCTGAAAAATACAGTCAAATTCTGTTTGCTTAAGGATTTTTGAAAGAAAATGATAGCTTCATCTGTCCAGTTATGTCCAGTTGAAGGCACAACACCACTTAAACTGCAGGGATTAGTCAAGCGTGGCACTTCCGCAAGCTCTTTAGGAAGTGCCCTTAATCTGCTCAAATCTGAAGATGGTATGAAGATATAATGTCCGTAATCAACAGCTCTAGCAAGAACAAACTGTTGTGAGACTTCATAAATTTCCACCCTAGACCACGGTTCATCTCTGGCACACTTGATTAGGCAACTTACACCAGGATTCAATAAGTCTTGAGGTAAAGGCTGAAAATTCTCTGGTAGTTTAGCGAGGAGTAAAGACAGTGTTTCCATCGTTTCAAATGTATCTTCAAGCTGAATGTAGAATTCTGAGGGGTCAATCACAGAAGTAGCAAAGGCAGTGTACTCTGTTCTAGCCTGGATAGGGCCACACAAAATTGAATTCAATGATGATAAGCATATCATGCTGTTATCAACAGAAAGCAAAGTTTGTGATAACTCCAAACATTGTTTGTTTGCTATAGTGATCTCCATTTCTGTTAAAGTCATTTTATTCATCCATCCATCCAAATCAGGTAAACAAAATTGCGATGCAGTAATGACATCATTTTCATAGACCACTGCTTGATGTTTTTCAGCAATGGAGTTAGCGTCTTGGCTAGCCTCAACCTCCCAAACTCCAGATTCCAACTTTCTAACCAATTTGATAAACTTCTGGTCAATTAATAGAATCACAGGAGATATTAGATATCCTTTTAATAGCTGCTTAACTTTTTCAATGGTATTCCATGGACATATAATGACTTGAATAAAGTTCAAAACATTGTCATTTGGTATTTTATGCCACTGCAACAAAAGAATCTCAACACTACCATAATCCACTAACAGCACCATTTTACCTTCCCAGTAAAGAAGTTTGATTATAGATTTGTCCTGCTCAGAACATTGTTTGGACTTTATTAAAAATCTTCTTTCAATTGCATTCGGAGGCAAAACTCTTCCTCTTTCTACATCTTCATCAACAGCCAAAGTAAAGAGAAGCAGCTCCTTGGGACTTGCATTAAGTTGAATACTGAAATCTTCATTGTTTAACACACTTACTAAATTGAAAGCTTTAATAAGCCAAGCAATTATTCTCGAACACAAGGGTCTCTTAAGTAAATTTTTATCTATCCAAAATTCAAGTCCTTTGTTGGTTTTATACTGTTGTTCACAAGACATAATTTTTGCAGAGTTTTGCTTTTTATCCTCAACACCAATTTTCTCAGGTGTGTTCCTTATGTCCTGTGTAGACAGATTCAGCTCAGGAACATTCATTTCTATTTCTGAAGCTTTGTTGAGCATCAAAGTCACCTGGTTGAAAGACATGCTAGTTACCAACTCACTTCCTAAGAATTTGCCAGCTGAAGATCTAGTGCTATGACTAAGATGTACCGTACACAACTCACAAACTACATTTTTCCTAGTTAGCTCATTTGTAAAAAATGAAACAGCTTCAAAGCAGCACAGTCTATCAGATTGTTTACTCTGCAATATTGGCTTTGGTAAGAATTTCTTCTCAAACAGGCCTGATTTAGAATAAGTCAAATCAATATCTACTGTTTTGGTAAGATCAATGAATTTTATATGCAATGGATTTAATTTGATTTCTTTTACAACAGCACAATACAAAGCATCAttttttatatcatcatcatcattgcttACTTGTATATTCTGAAAATTCTTAAGTCTAGCCTCAGTAATTGCAGCACCACTTATCTCTTTCGGAAGATCTGGGGTTCTGTGCTCATTATATGCTAATTGTATGAAGAAGTCTGAAGAACTATTTGCTTGTGAAATATGTGTTTCAAACTTTAGCCCAGTAGCCAGCTCAGGTTGAGGCAAACCCAACAGTTTTTGAAGTTGGTCCTGACAGTGGTTCCGAGTTCTACAAATTATTTCAAAACTGTCTCTTGCATTTTGTGCTGCAGCATTGTTTTGCACAAGACGACAAAATATAGGAGGGGTTAATGTTTCCTTGGAGGTAATCACATCAGGAGATGCCATCTTAGTCTTCCCTAGATGGAATGTAGTCTTGcctgcatggactgtttcattagagTTCTTTTTGTTACATGTTTCTTTTAACTTTGGTAGATGTGGAGTAAATTTAGGGGCAATTTCATTTTGGCAATGGTTAGAGTTTTTCTTTCTGCAATGTTTTTCTGTCTCACGTGGTACATTTTCTTTTTTAAGACTGCAGTTCCGGTCTCTATTTTTATGTACCATATAATATAGGTTTGTTCTCAAACAGGAACAGATCAGTCTGTTTGTTTCTTTGATCAAGGGCACTAAGTAATCAGGTTGCTTACTTATCAGTTGTTCTGAGGAAGGAACTGTTTTTGTTGGGTGGATAGAATTATCACTTTGCCATTTTATTTCATCAAGGCATCTTATCTCGCTTCCATAATGATACAGCAAGTGTTCTGTTATTTGAGCACTGATTTTCAGACTTCCATCATAAAGCTCAAGAACCAACTGTCCATCAGACTTCTTTCCTACCACAGAGGCTTTCAGAGGTTTTCCCATCACAGTCTCTTTAAACAAGGTGTTAACTTCATCTGGCAGTTTCTGAAGACAAATGGACAAACAGCACTTAACTGCTTGCATCGGTATCAAAATCAGATCCTTTGCTTCTTCAGGAATTGGAACCACATCATTTTTATTAACAATCTCTGTGTTTCCATAGTCTATGAAAAACACTTTAAAATGTGCAGGCGATTGCATAGAACGGGCGATAGCTCGATACCATTGACCATCTTCAAAATATTTTGCTAAGCACATACTGGTTTTGCGCAAGTCCAATTTTTGTTCTTGCATTTGTTTACTAATAAGGTTGACTTCAGTCATGAGTGTATTCACAACTGCAGTGTTTTTGTCAAGTTGACAATAGAATTTTGACAGACTAGACACATAAGTTACATACACCTTCTCTTCACTTCCAATTTTAAGACCATGGGAACTGTAAAAGTGTGTGTATAATTGAACTGAGGGACTAAATGCACATGTTGATTCAATGTACGTGGCTAGGCCTATGTCCAAAAGTAGCTGGCATACACTAATAAATGGAGTGTGAAGGTCTACCACATTGCACAGACCCATTCCATCCATCAGAGCCATTGAAAATATTGTGCACTTAAGATCCACACCAGAAGTCAAAGTATCGTCAATGAATTGGTTAAATTTATTGCAGGAAACTTGATCCCAAATAGCAGGGTCATGGTTTACAGGTTGAATTATGCTGTTAAGAGTGCATCGAAAAGCCTGTCCTTCTAGTTGAAGAAATTCTGGATTAATAGCACAGAGATTCCTCAGAGCTATTTTTTGTTGGAAACCATAATCAACAAACAATATAGTAACCTCTTTTGGAAAATTCTTTCGAATAACTGATGCTCTATACCACTGGCCATCCTTGGTGTATTTTGCAACACACCCAATATGTTCAAGTTGAAAAGCATCCCTTGGAGTACTGTAATAATGTTGGATATTCATCATAAGCAACTGAAGTTGATTTGATTTACTTTGCAGTTGGCACCAAAATTCTGCTGGAGAATTTACATGAGACACTTTCACATCGAGAACAGATCCAAGTTTAAACACTTGTTGTCTATATGGTGATGTTACCGTGGACTCTCTTGCCCATGCTGACATGGTAAGATGTGCGCATGGAAAGCTATTATCCATTGTAACAGCTGGAAAGAAAGCAGTAGACATCTGGAAATGTGAAACTGGAATGCTGCACGAATTTTTGACCTTTTTTGAATTTTTATCTGTACATATCTTTTTTTCACTTATGGATGATTTTGTTCTAGCTCCTGCATACTTCTGTTGAGGCAAAGTAACATCTGGCTGTACATTCCAAAAATCAGCGTACCCAGCTTTAAGCAGCAGTATACTAATAGATGGCTGCTCTACGCACTCTGCATCTTGCATGTCAATTATATATCTGCTGCCCTGTTTTGAGATTACTCCAATAAAAAGTTCTTTGTTGAATACAGCTTTCTTGAAGAAGTTAGTGGCATCTTTAGTCCACACTTCTTCAATCGGAAAAACATGAGCAACAGAACAGTTCATAGCTAAAGCAGGCAGATGTGTGTACTCAGGAAGCAGGGATTTCACAGCGTTAAAATCTACAACTTCAACATTTCCAAAATCAACAAAAAAAACTTTGAGTTGGTTGTCAAGTACTTCAGTAATAACTGCTCTGTAGTAATGTAGGTCTTTGCTATACCTAGCACAGCAAAAAAAACCAGGTGCTGGTTTCTGAATCAGTTCTTCACTAACGCCAAGTTTGCTGTAGTGGTCTGCAATGTTGCTCATTAAACATTCAAATTCGTGATTGTATTCCGATGTTCGAATCCAAAAGTCAGATGGGTTAATTACGTATTCAACAAATACAACATAGGAAGCTTTTAGTTTCATCTCATCAGATCTTAAACTATGATGTATTGATTTACATGTTACTTTCCCAGTTGCTATCATCTTAGTTTCTGGAAGTATTACAATTTGTCCATTGATATCCTTATTTTCCTCCTCGTTTGGGCCACACTCAATCTTTGGATTTACTTctgacaacattccaaacatctgaTGGATATTGTGATTATAGAGTGTAACATAGTATAAATTTTCTTTACAGGAGTAGGAATCGATGCGAATACTTAATGTTTCCTCAAACAACGATTTCTTGAAAATTTCAGTCTGCAAATGTTTCCATTGTTTTGTTTGGTTTGGTAAGCCAGTTAGCACACAAGGAAATGACATCAGAGGCATCATAAAAAAAATTGGCATCAATTTTTTAATATGATGGGGAAATACAACATCAGTATTTCCATAATCCATGAACCAAACTTCGACTTGGCCAGAAGTTAAGAGCTGCTTTACAACTCCCCTGTACCATCTTCCATCTTTACTTTTTGCAGCACAGAGCGCACCAAAATTGTCAACAGGTTCATCATTTAATTCTT
This genomic stretch from Pristiophorus japonicus isolate sPriJap1 chromosome 7, sPriJap1.hap1, whole genome shotgun sequence harbors:
- the tdrd15 gene encoding tudor domain-containing protein 15 isoform X6, whose protein sequence is MDPDDEGAAKLTGLMCSTFASPVYALHLDLNITRVECRPEKTLVHFWGRCNNICELDYHILHNEVQHAAKTRANIAVDEFCFAEDISNSVWHRGRVIGKDEKSYEVFLIDVGMVLTVDARHIAPAYDNLFQLPPKVVCGIFSNIVPVKGIWTPIAVKYFASLANSQIKGYVEDILMNQLVLFEVPNVNQKLFELGLAKILDGNTFHFVLDMSEDLPECRGYENTELKYINKRCWRPVLDEAIILSPSFQRILDVLSPCLQTGVIETVKITCASGLHNFYCQLKRLASELEAMTRDMHCYYESEGKELNDEPVDNFGALCAAKSKDGRWYRGVVKQLLTSGQVEVWFMDYGNTDVVFPHHIKKLMPIFFMMPLMSFPCVLTGLPNQTKQWKHLQTEIFKKSLFEETLSIRIDSYSCKENLYYVTLYNHNIHQMFGMLSEVNPKIECGPNEEENKDINGQIVILPETKMIATGKVTCKSIHHSLRSDEMKLKASYVVFVEYVINPSDFWIRTSEYNHEFECLMSNIADHYSKLGVSEELIQKPAPGFFCCARYSKDLHYYRAVITEVLDNQLKVFFVDFGNVEVVDFNAVKSLLPEYTHLPALAMNCSVAHVFPIEEVWTKDATNFFKKAVFNKELFIGVISKQGSRYIIDMQDAECVEQPSISILLLKAGYADFWNVQPDVTLPQQKYAGARTKSSISEKKICTDKNSKKVKNSCSIPVSHFQMSTAFFPAVTMDNSFPCAHLTMSAWARESTVTSPYRQQVFKLGSVLDVKVSHVNSPAEFWCQLQSKSNQLQLLMMNIQHYYSTPRDAFQLEHIGCVAKYTKDGQWYRASVIRKNFPKEVTILFVDYGFQQKIALRNLCAINPEFLQLEGQAFRCTLNSIIQPVNHDPAIWDQVSCNKFNQFIDDTLTSGVDLKCTIFSMALMDGMGLCNVVDLHTPFISVCQLLLDIGLATYIESTCAFSPSVQLYTHFYSSHGLKIGSEEKVYVTYVSSLSKFYCQLDKNTAVVNTLMTEVNLISKQMQEQKLDLRKTSMCLAKYFEDGQWYRAIARSMQSPAHFKVFFIDYGNTEIVNKNDVVPIPEEAKDLILIPMQAVKCCLSICLQKLPDEVNTLFKETVMGKPLKASVVGKKSDGQLVLELYDGSLKISAQITEHLLYHYGSEIRCLDEIKWQSDNSIHPTKTVPSSEQLISKQPDYLVPLIKETNRLICSCLRTNLYYMVHKNRDRNCSLKKENVPRETEKHCRKKNSNHCQNEIAPKFTPHLPKLKETCNKKNSNETVHAGKTTFHLGKTKMASPDVITSKETLTPPIFCRLVQNNAAAQNARDSFEIICRTRNHCQDQLQKLLGLPQPELATGLKFETHISQANSSSDFFIQLAYNEHRTPDLPKEISGAAITEARLKNFQNIQVTLMLNKASEIEMNVPELNLSTQDIRNTPEKIGVEDKKQNSAKIMSCEQQYKTNKGLEFWIDKNLLKRPLCSRIIAWLIKAFNLVSVLNNEDFSIQLNASPKELLLFTLAVDEDVERGRVLPPNAIERRFLIKSKQCSEQDKSIIKLLYWEGKMVLLVDYGSVEILLLQWHKIPNDNVLNFIQVIICPWNTIEKVKQLLKGYLISPVILLIDQKFIKLVRKLESGVWEVEASQDANSIAEKHQAVVYENDVITASQFCLPDLDGWMNKMTLTEMEITIANKQCLELSQTLLSVDNSMICLSSLNSILCGPIQARTEYTAFATSVIDPSEFYIQLEDTFETMETLSLLLAKLPENFQPLPQDLLNPGVSCLIKCARDEPWSRVEIYEVSQQFVLARAVDYGHYIFIPSSDLSRLRALPKELAEVPRLTNPCSLSGVVPSTGHNWTDEAIIFFQKSLSKQNLTVFFREHVAELLWEVDLVINNKNVAEDLVTAGHAAFLKGIANSSTKDSVILTGPILHRQFHKNSDELTVLPSEEPITEQFESSYSATKWLLIEGRAALCRPMRTRWAEMASFCAL